ATGCATTGGAAAGTTCCTGTTGGAAGAAGACCAGGGTATACAGATTTATTGCTCTGGTACTGAGAAACTTTTTTAACTTCCATGCAGATGATTATGACCGTTCAATAGACGAGGCCATAAAAACAACAAAGTAGGTGGATCATCTGTGCTTGATACTTCTGCTTATAAATGGATTTGTTGAAAGTGATAAACCTGACAAGTTTCTGTACTGTATTACCGACAGAAAAAGTGAGAAGCCAATTGGTGTTGCTACCACTATCAACAGAGGGTTACTTGACCGAACACGAGAGGAATCAAGTAATGGTAGGCTATCTGGTCCCTCACCTGTATGCAATGGTTTCCATGGAGAATATCCACTGAAGCAACATGGCCACCAAGCGAGTGCTGGTGCAGAAAAAGCCGAGACTCTTCATGGCAGGTAACTCCTTCAGCACTAGGTGTTTACTGATTTTCCGCCAAACCTTATTAGTCTATAATGCATTGCTTCATAATAGGTGCCGTCAGAGAAAAAGATCCCAAGGGTCCACACCGGACTTTGTCGAGTCTGTCTTGTACATTGACCCAAACGTCGACAGTGATGATAGTATCATGGGCGAAGCTGTCTACGATGAGGAATATCTTAGAAGTAAAAAACAACCCAGGGCAAGTACATCAGAAGATGATGGAGCGTTCCGATTGGAAAAGGTTACCGCTGATAGTGTTGACCAAGAGGAGTATTCTCTGAGCAGCGAAGATGAGCGGTCTCAATGGTACAAAAGATCACCAACTAGCAGTCCCCAAGGGACCGGTCTGAGAACTATGGATGAAATCCAAACAGGCGTCAGGCGCAGTAAGCGTTCCACCCGTCCCCGTATGAAACATCAGCAGTATGGTCTCTCTGGCACCGATACAGAACAGGGACATCCAGGCAAACCGAATGCATCAGATCCAGATGTTCGCTCTGATGCACCAAACAACGCGGAGACCTCTGTGAGAAGCCCGGACCAAGAGGAACGCCTTCTGCACGTAGTGAAGATGCATACCCCTGGCAGGGAGAGCAAAGGTGTCGGGAGAAGGTTCCTCCATCTAAATGAGCTTGTGCCTGCCGGTGGTCTCGATGTTGCACCATTCCAGTCTTGACGGTGAGAGCCGAGCGCACAGCACAAATAACAACAGGTGAGAAACAACCTCCACAGCACATTCAGGTGCTGGAATCTTGGGTACTAGTATCAGGTGGAATTGCTGCCCTCAGGGGAGATGGATGATCATTCAACCATGAGTTGGTGGTACATCCACGACCACCAGCAAATGAGGAGATCGTCTCTGTGTCTGTGTGTAAACGGCTGGGATTCCTCAAGCCTGATTGATACCTGAAGGCTGAAGGGCCACGGCGTGTGTGATGCGCACGCTGAATGCTTGTCCATTGCTAGGATGCATGCGGTGCCAGTCAGACTGACGTTTTCGTCTGGCAGTGTGTGCGGCTTCCCATCCTCCATTGACATCTTTATGAGTGGCAGTGTTGATGTCGCTTGCTGCTGCATGCGGCAATTCTTAACTGTTGTTAATTGATTGGAAGCTGACCTGGATTCCTCCAGTCATTTTGGTACTGTAGATAATTGCTTTGGTTGGTCTGTTCTTTTACGATagccccgtcggcgccgcgaAGGAGGCATTGGGAGGAAAGGTGAGGGAGTACTGGAATGGAAGCACGGCGAGGAGAAGATGATCTCACGTTTAGTGCAAACGCCAGCCGCACTGATCTTTATCAGCCTGTGCCCTGCATTAGGCATGCAAGCGGGATTTAGTTTAATTGGCTCGTAATTAAGAAAAATGTTCAGATTTTCGCTTAAAGTTTTGAAGGTTGGTCTAGACCAAGGTATATGCACGAACCACGGTACCATTTGCATCCCTGTCTGGCAGTGCATAAGTTACTACAGTACCAAATTCGGACGTTCTCAGCCAGTTTGAGTTCGGTTAGTATTTTGAGTTGAATCATCATCCTTGGAAATCTGATAACATACCAATCGTTTGCCATGGAAGCATCGAGGCCTCTTTGGTTTTGGTTTGCTTGAATCTTTCCTGATCCCTGCGTAAATTGAACTGTTTCTGTTCCCAGAGGACGTAACCGTTACGGCCCGTTTAATTCTGTGCCGGGCCGAGCCCGTAACGTTTTCAAAAAGCCCGCCCCGTTGGCCAGCTATAACGTAACGTAACGGTAGCAGCCTCCTGTTCCCGCGGGAGATCGACGCAACGCAGCCCCTCCTGCCGTCACATACGCACAGATCAAGCCCTAGAGCTCTCTCCCCCACGCCCCCGCGCCACCACCAATGTGCTCTCCAGGTCCGGGGCCGTCGATGAAGCGGAAGCACCCCTCCACCCCGTCGGAGTCGGAGGAAacggccggcgaggaggagcaggagcagaaGCTGCTTCTGCAGCAGGCGACGACggtgaaggagaagaagcggaAGGAGGGGTCGGGGATTCTCACGGGCAAGCTGTTCTCGGACCTCCCCATCTCCGAGCTCACtgccaagaccatcaaggagatgAACTACACCCACCTCACCCACGTGCGTTCTCTCTCTACCTCGACTCGAAATTCACCATAGCCTTAAACCCTTTTTCGGCCGATTCTTCGCCTGTCCTCCGcggatttttcttcttcttctctaaTCTACCTAGTTCGGTTAATTTTGGTTGGTAGCATGTGAGTGAATTGTTTGTTTAGTTCAATTAGTGATAAATGTATGGTCACATCGAATTGTTATTATTCTTGTCTGTCTGTTTTTTGGATGCAGATTCAAGCTCGGTCGATACCGCCTCTGATGGAAGGGAGGGATGTGATGGGCGCTGCCAAGACGGGCTCGGGGAAGACCCTCGCGTTCCTTGTACCGGCCGTCGAGCTGCTCTACAGCCTGCGTTTCTCGCCGCGTAACGGGACTGGAGTTGTGCTGGTTTGCCCCACAAGGGAACTTGCCATCTAGGTATGATTAACTGGAGAAATCATGTTGCCACGGTTGTTATACAAATTTTCTCTGGGTGAAATGGTCGAAATCTGATGTGTCAACTGATAAGACTACTACTAGATCAGGAGAGTATACTTTGTTGAGCCTAGACCTGCAAATTTAGTTGACACGGTTGTCTACTTCAGATTATGTTTCTTCCCATAACAGTGCCTTTTGGTGGTAAAAGGGGGTTATTCTTTGCTATTGTAGTTAAATAGTGTCGGTTTATTTATCTTGGAAATTTACTGTTTTATGACCGAGAAGCATTATCAACTGTAGAGAGCCTAGTAGCTAGTAGTTCTGCACTTTACTGTTCTCAACGATGTACTCcatctgatcctaaattcttgtcgtggttttagttcaaatttgaactaaaattgaTGAAGTATTCTTCTCTATTTATTTGCTTCAGACACACGATGTTGCCAAGAAATTGATGAAGTACCACTCACAAACTCTTGGATATGTAATTGGCGGTAACAGCCGGAGAGGTGAAGCTGATCAGTTTGCCAAGGGCGTCAACTTATTAGTTGCTACACCAGGAAGGCTTTTGGACCACCTTCAAAATACCAAGGGTTTCATATATAAGAGCCTGAGGGTAAGAAACTTGTATTTGTCTATTGTTCACTTTCCTGTCAAACGACGAAGGAGGTTTATACGTGGAAACAATGTGGATATGTAGATTGTCGCATTAAAGAACCAAAGATAAATTGTAAATTTCATACCTGTAGTAATATATATGTGGAGCCATACTTGGGTCTTAAGATAGAAGTAGAGTTTATGTCAGTTTGTAGCTTGGATTATGCCATTGATGGTTTATCTTCTTTAAATCGTTTTTATATCTTTACGATTGTCATTTAGCTTatcggtttttttttgggtattTTGTCATGACTCGCTCGTGTCTCTGAAGTTGTAATTTTTGTTCTAGTGCCTCGTAATTGACGAAGCTGATCGCATACTGGAGCAAAACTTTGAGGAAGATATGAAACAAATATTTAAGCACCTCCCTTGGGTATACAATCATATGTCCATCTGGAATTTCCCACTTGATATGCATAcattattttgtactccctccgatccatattaattgtctcaaatttgcctaaatatggatgaaTATATGCCTAAAAAtcgtctggatacatgtaatacttcgacaattaatatggatcggagggagtaactttttATTGACCTTAgcattttatttctcttttgttaAATTAATTTTCATGATGCAGAATAGGCAGACCGTCCTTTTTTCGGCTACACAAACTGTAGAGGTTGGTGGATCATTTATTCAGCCTATTCTGATATTTAAGACcatcctttttgtttttcgcTCTGAGTGAATCTGCTGATGTTTCATGTACTCCACAGGTTGTAAATTTTTCCAAGTTGTCTTTtgagaaaaatgaagaaagaaaaggagcaCCTGTTTATATCCTAGCCAATGATGCCAAGTTAAATGTAAGGAACTGTCCCACTGTTTGACTATCTCCTTTTTAAGAAGAGGAATAACAACGATGCTTCTACAGGCAACTGTTGAAGGCTTACAGCAAGGCTATTGTGTTATTCCTAGCAGCGATAAGTTTTCAGTTCTGTATGCTTTCCTAGAAAAGAAACAGCCCAGGAAGATCATGGTGTTCTTTTCATCATGTAGTTCAGTCAAGTTCCATGCGGAGCTTCTCAATTTTCTCCAGATCGAGTGCTTCTGATATCCATGGGAAACAAAAGCAGCAGAAACGAACCACCACATTCTTTAATTTCCGCGAGGCAAAAACTGGTATTTTGCTGTGCACTAATGTTGCTGCACGCGGTCTTGATATTCCTGATGTGGTGAGATTTTGACAGATGGTTGTGAAGCCAGCCCAATTTCTATTTGCTAACTTCAGGTGTTTTTGCCCTTGTTTAGGATTACATTGTGCAATACGATCCTCCGGATGAACCAAAGGTTGGTGATTTGGATTGCCCCAGttaattttctcttcttctcgtTTTTTACAGCACTGAgcaatttgaatttgattttCAGGAATATATTCACAGAGTTGGCCGTACTGCTAGTGGTGAAAAAGGCAAAGGAAATGCGTTATTGTTCTTATTGCCGCATGAGCTAAAGTTTCGTATTTATCTGAAGGTAATAATTCTATGCGAACATAACATATTgtatttttctgaaattgaAGAGATTTTTAATATTTGTAATGGTGCCTGCAGGAAGCCAATATTTCTGTCACACAATATGTGTTGAAAAAAGAGCGCGTACCAAATCGGCAACCATACTTTGTAAGTGTGTCTTTTAGAATTATTTAATTGTTTCAACCATGCATGTTGTTTTTCAGTAGGTGTAGAATTCATAACTCAAGTTGTTGAGCAGGAGAATATCGTCTGTGAGAACTACTTTCTGAAACATTCGGCTCAAGAAGCCTTCAGATCCTACATCTTGGCATACAACTCACACTCCATGAAGGACATCTTTAATGTCCATCGACTCGATTTGAAGGTAGAGCACTTTCTGAAGACTCTCTTTGTGTATTTGGTTTCTGTGCACTGCTCGTTCTTACCAACTCCGTGCATATTGTTTTTGGTTTAGCGAGTAATATTTAATCTTTCAAGTAGCGGCACATTTATTTTTGTAGGCTTTTAATTTAGAAGTAGATTGACCTATTCCTCGGAAGTGCCTAGCTGATTAGTACTTCCTATCACTGAACCATGTATGTTGCGCTAGATTTGAGTCTGAGACTTTAACATAAAAGTAAATTTCCTACTCTAATTCGATTCCTTGTCATCTGGCCAGGACGTAGCAGCATCGTTCTGTCTCAGGAACCCTCCGAAACTGAACATGAACCTGACGAGCAGTGCCTCTAAACACAGGAAGAATATGAGGAAATTGGAcggtgggaggcggcggcgatgagaCAATGGAAGAAGGGTAGCACTAGTAAGCTCGAAAATGGTTTAGGGATCCAATATTTTTCAGTTGGCCAAGTCTTTTAAGACGTTTTCGATTAGCTTGTAAGAATAGCTCTCCTCTTTTTTCCCGGAAAAACAAGAACGAATATCTCTTGATACGATCCTCGTGCATGGAGAAACTACTTGATTTGCTGTGGAGATATTGGTGGAGAGCTTGGAAACGAAGGCAAGTGATTAGGCCGTGACTGGAGTCAGGGTCAATCGCTGACATTTGATGTGCCATTTAATTTGATGCTTCtgtatgttttcttttgacagCCAATTTTGTTaatccctccgattcataaaaaatgttgcCCATTTTGTATCAAgttaagttagtacaaattttatactaaatggacgacactttttataaATCGAAGGAAGTACTGTTTTAGTTTGGAGCGAGGGAAGGACCAAGCGAGCGCACACAACTACACAAGATTTTTTCATCAGGGACGACAACCGGCTGTGTGATGTCAATGCGTAAGCACTAAGCAGTAGCAGAGCGTGAGCGAAACATAAGAGGGGTCCAATTCCGTATCAAATCGTGCAAAATATGCAAGAAAAAAGCTACTACCAAATGATAGAACATATATGAAAGGAGTTGAATGCAATGTCATCATGATATATTTATCTTGTTCACACATATCTAATATTTTGGACAAGTGATTTTTGGtcctccaaaagaaaaaaaaccacaTTTAATGACTAAAAGAATATTAAATATAGAATGAGTAATTAGAGAAATGCTGTTCTGTTCTTATGACATCTAATGGGCTAGGCGGAGAATGTATCTATTTATTTGCACTTTTGAAAGGAGGGTTGTCGCCATTTTGGCCTCCATATAGCTATGGTTGTGTGCGTGTCATGCCTCTCCCAATGGATGGTATCTTAAATGTGGTCTCTTATTAGACTATCGTATCAAAAAATTAATAAAGGTTTGATATGCAGGTATCGATCTGCACTAGATATTAATGTTTGCACTAGATCTAAAAGAGTACCTCGAAGCCACGACAGCCACCCTCCTCTCCCCTATAGCTCCCTTCGTCACCGGTGTTTTTCCTTCTTGCTACCATATCATTGCTCCGCCACCGCCAAATAACAGATATGGACTCCTTATCAACATCCCTAGTTGCTAGCATAAAAAAAGGTCACCAACGTCCCGATCTTCTCTCTAAGTCAGACGAGCGTCATACGTGTTACCCTCATGGCACCAATGAAGCCATGACGGTGACGGTCTTCATCAAAGTCAACCTCCCTCCCTCTTGCATCCCTCCTACGGAATTCTGATCTCATCCTTCGGTTTGTATAATTTTTCATATACTTTTTGTGACGAAAAGAAGACGTAATAATAAACAGTGTTTTAGACTTTTACAATATGGATCCACCGGCTCCAGAGTGCCAatcttctctctcctttcaCTCGTCAAGTCATCtttacatatatatttttttagggaaaatcaagtcattttttttgagaggatgaAAATCAAGTCATCCTTACATGGCGTGTACAAACGTTACCCTGCCAGACCACAGACTGCAGGTTGGTCCATGGGCTTGGCTGTTTCAGTCGAAGCAGAAAGCCTATCTAGCTCATCTCACTCGCGACTTCGTGCCGGGCTTCTCAGACGGACCAGGCCGAGAATTCCCGGGCCACGCGCCCTTCGtctcccccgcctccggccgtGCAAGGCGGCGTCCTACTCCGGCCAGAAGCTCTACGACCGGGAGATCCCGGCGCGGGGCgggacgatggcggcggcgcagctgcTGGGCGAGGACGGGCGCGGCTACGAGCTGGCCCGGCGCCTGGAGGCGTGCGGCGCGTGGCGCGCGTGgctcggcgacggcgcgcaCGCCTCCCTCGCGCAGCACCTCGCGTCCCCTTCCACCTGGGACGCCTTCCTCTCCCCCGCatcgtcctccacctcctccaacTCGGCCGCGCCCCCGCGCCAGCTCCTCCTGCTCCAGCTCCGCGTCCGCGCGCTCCTCTTCGACAAGGCCTCCGCCGCTCTCATCCCCCGCAACGGCGCTTCCCCAGCCGGCCCGCACTCAGTCAACGCCAGCTGTGAGTGGTTCCTCTTCCCCCCTCCGCTGCTCTCGCGCCACTCGGTTGCTTGCTGAGATTTAGGGATCCACCGTTGCTGGAATGGATCGCTGGGGTTCCAGGGGATTGGCATGGGACTTGATTTGACTTGTACATTTGAGTGGTACCTGGAGTGGAATGTGGTGACCGTCCTCACTGATCAATAGGGCGTTGTCTGCTTTTCTAAGTTTCTAACTGGTTAGTAACTGAGGATAGAAATTCTTGCTGTGAGGGGCCACTCGGCGGGTTGGATTTGGTAGAGTGCTGTTCTGTGTCTAAAGGTTGCTGCGTTTAGTTGGATTCAAAATGGTATTGCGTTGTGAAATTTAGcatctttcacaatttttggTTTCTTATAGAGGTATTATTAGGTTTTCTCGTATTTCACTATTCTTGTGTTAAAGTTTTGTTTGCAAGGATATCCTAGATGTCTGTGCTAGTGGCAGATGCATGAAAAAGTCACAAAACCTGCTATCCCAAGTTTGGAACTGGAGAGTAACAGTGGGATATCAATCTAGCTTACTAGCTGCTAGGTCTTTAATATCTGCCACAATTGATTGTGATTGGGTTTCTTTTGTTGATCCCAGATCTTCAACTTCATGGAGATGATATTTATTTCTCATTGGAAGATGAGCAGGAAGATACCGCTCAACATCAAGTATGCTATATTCCCTATttaatacttgtttgtggtaGTATTGGCTGATGTATGTGAATATTTCTAGAAAacccttcttcttgcctgATGTCTCAAGTGAGCTTTTTATGCAACATGGGAAACTACTCCAAATATGGCACAGTTTAACTTGTATTTGTCGTTTTATTTGACCTCAAACgttttgcatttcttttccTAGTTAAGTACCCTTGGCACAGTTTTGTCATGTCATGTTCAATTCTTCATCACTGCAGATGCAATCTGGAACTGCATTTAGTCCAAGCAGGGAGAGTGTGATGTTGTCTCAAAGGAATATGCGACAAGACGAGTTACCTGGATCTTGGTACAAGCAATATGCTGAAAAGTTCAGGACACGACATGGCAAGTATCGCTCAGATGACAAAGAAATACCAAAGAGAACACCAGAGGGGATGTCTAACTACCTTAAGGCTTGTAGTGTACATAAAAGGAAGAGGATTGTATTTATGGATGATCGCAGTCCGAACATGATGTTGGAAAATGGCCCTTCCCTACAATCAAAAGTTGCTGGGGAGTTCAGTAATTTAGCAGATGACACTTTCATTCCAGAAATTAGATTTCCATCCGACTGTGTTCCAGAAAGTGCAGTTCCTAGAGAGAGTGGCATATCTAGGAGCAACAAAATAGAAGTTAACGGGGTTCTTGATAATTTACCAGCACCTGTTAGTCGCAACACCGCAATGCTCGAAAGGTTTGGCATGATGCCTGAGTACTATAAGACAGGAAACAAATACAGAGGAAAAATTGGATCCAAAGTAGAAGGAAAAACGTTAAGTCAAGAGCAAGCATTGCTTATCACAAGGAAACTGGTCGCTCGCTACTTAGCAAATGCAGGATTCGAAAGTGGAACCGCAGTGGCTGTTGATGTTCTCTCAGAAATAATAATTAAGCACATCTCTAAGCTAGGGCGTAACTTGAAGCTTCTATCTGACAGCTACAGGAAACAATTTTCATCTATCGAGCTCCTTAGGATGTTTCTGCAGACTGTTGGCTACAGGTATGTTGATTCTTTTTTACATACATGTTTCTTTCCTGTTCATTTGTATTCCTTGTTCTTGTCAGTATATTTGTAGAACAGAAAACGCTCAtacctcaaaaagaaaaaaccacaTCTAATGACCAAAATATTATTAAATATAGAATGAGTAATTAGAGAAATGCTCTTCTGTTCTTATGACATCTAATGGGCTAGGCAGAGAACATATTTATTTGGCAAA
This is a stretch of genomic DNA from Brachypodium distachyon strain Bd21 chromosome 1, Brachypodium_distachyon_v3.0, whole genome shotgun sequence. It encodes these proteins:
- the LOC100821232 gene encoding transcription factor SPT20, with amino-acid sequence MGLAVSVEAESLSSSSHSRLRAGLLRRTRPRIPGPRALRLPRLRPCKAASYSGQKLYDREIPARGGTMAAAQLLGEDGRGYELARRLEACGAWRAWLGDGAHASLAQHLASPSTWDAFLSPASSSTSSNSAAPPRQLLLLQLRVRALLFDKASAALIPRNGASPAGPHSVNASYLQLHGDDIYFSLEDEQEDTAQHQMQSGTAFSPSRESVMLSQRNMRQDELPGSWYKQYAEKFRTRHGKYRSDDKEIPKRTPEGMSNYLKACSVHKRKRIVFMDDRSPNMMLENGPSLQSKVAGEFSNLADDTFIPEIRFPSDCVPESAVPRESGISRSNKIEVNGVLDNLPAPVSRNTAMLERFGMMPEYYKTGNKYRGKIGSKVEGKTLSQEQALLITRKLVARYLANAGFESGTAVAVDVLSEIIIKHISKLGRNLKLLSDSYRKQFSSIELLRMFLQTVGYSNIGPLMEITKMGNRVVNHQIHQDAQVQNQNNLLHAQQLPRQFAPQMSIQTQNLTPQQQQLLQQQQWLRRNQMTSPRGALTLAEKNQAMVNVKLENTMDSQIDGSYGSLTRQPQQMQQLRQQQLLQQQQQQQLHQQQQQQLHQHHHQQQQQHLQQQQQQQQQQLQQQQQQQLQQHHQQQQQQLQQQQQQQQQQLQQQLAMSGNQNTQLAQQFKQAPQSMGSYGMRMPPVKVEAFHELVSGDSSSDTSKLTSPK